The following are encoded together in the Desulfitobacterium chlororespirans DSM 11544 genome:
- the fabG gene encoding 3-oxoacyl-[acyl-carrier-protein] reductase, whose protein sequence is MLLNNSVAIVTGGSRGIGRAIALELARAGAKVVVNYAGHGEKAEETLSLIQEAGGEALAVQADVSQVEDVERLIQTTLKTYGKIDILVNNAGITRDTLLLRMKETDWDTVLDTNLKGVFLCTKAVSKSMMKQRSGVIINISSVVGITGNAGQANYSAAKAGIIGFTKSIAKELGSRGIRVNAVAPGYISTDMTESLGEEVREQVMTQIPLGRMGQPEDIARTVVFLASPAASYITGQTLAVDGGMAM, encoded by the coding sequence ATGTTGCTGAATAATAGCGTAGCCATTGTCACCGGAGGAAGTCGTGGCATTGGACGTGCCATCGCCTTGGAACTGGCTCGTGCCGGGGCTAAAGTGGTGGTGAACTATGCCGGACATGGGGAAAAGGCGGAAGAGACTCTGAGCCTGATTCAGGAAGCGGGCGGAGAGGCTTTGGCAGTTCAGGCTGATGTCAGCCAGGTTGAAGATGTGGAACGGCTGATTCAGACCACCCTTAAAACCTATGGCAAGATCGATATTCTGGTCAATAATGCCGGAATTACCCGTGACACCCTGCTGCTGCGGATGAAGGAAACGGATTGGGATACGGTACTGGATACCAATCTCAAAGGGGTTTTCTTATGCACGAAGGCGGTCAGCAAGTCCATGATGAAGCAACGCTCCGGAGTGATTATCAATATCTCCTCCGTCGTCGGTATTACCGGCAATGCAGGACAAGCGAATTACTCAGCGGCCAAAGCGGGAATCATTGGCTTTACCAAATCCATTGCCAAGGAGCTGGGCTCCCGTGGCATCCGGGTCAATGCGGTGGCTCCGGGGTATATTTCTACAGATATGACGGAATCCTTAGGAGAAGAGGTCCGGGAGCAGGTCATGACCCAGATTCCTCTGGGCAGAATGGGTCAGCCTGAGGATATAGCCAGGACGGTAGTCTTTTTGGCTTCACCGGCCGCTTCCTATATCACTGGGCAAACCTTGGCCGTAGACGGCGGCATGGCTATGTAA
- the fabK gene encoding enoyl-[acyl-carrier-protein] reductase FabK — translation MIKTKLCDLIGIEYPIFQGGMAWTATGELAAAVSEAGGLGIIGAGQAPADWLRQEIHKIKKVTDKPYGVNVMLMSPFVEDVMQVIVEERVPVITTGAGNPGKYVPMLKEVGTKIIPVVASVALARRLEKAGVDALIAEGMESGGHIGEISTLPLVPQVVDAVSIPVIAAGGIYDGRGMVAALALGAEGVQMGTRFMCAEECTISSKVKEMILKAKDRDTVVTGRSTGHPVRCLGNKLTREFEQLEKEGTDPEVLEKMGAGKLRLAMVEGDTQNGSVMSGQIAGAVQKIEPAASIIQDVMLGAEQELARLSQRFGR, via the coding sequence ATGATTAAAACGAAACTTTGTGATCTCATCGGCATTGAGTATCCTATTTTTCAAGGAGGTATGGCTTGGACTGCTACCGGTGAACTGGCGGCGGCGGTGTCGGAAGCAGGAGGCTTAGGTATTATCGGCGCCGGGCAGGCTCCGGCGGATTGGCTGCGCCAGGAAATTCATAAGATTAAAAAGGTAACCGACAAACCTTATGGTGTCAATGTCATGCTCATGTCTCCTTTTGTCGAGGATGTCATGCAAGTGATTGTGGAGGAAAGGGTTCCCGTCATTACTACGGGAGCGGGCAATCCGGGAAAATACGTCCCCATGCTCAAAGAGGTGGGGACGAAGATCATTCCGGTAGTGGCTTCGGTGGCTTTGGCCAGACGTTTGGAAAAAGCCGGAGTGGACGCTCTGATCGCTGAAGGGATGGAATCCGGCGGCCATATCGGCGAAATCAGCACCTTGCCTTTGGTGCCTCAGGTGGTGGATGCGGTAAGCATTCCTGTGATTGCCGCCGGGGGGATTTATGATGGACGGGGAATGGTGGCAGCCCTGGCTTTAGGGGCCGAGGGCGTGCAAATGGGAACCCGCTTCATGTGTGCTGAAGAATGCACCATTTCCTCTAAGGTTAAAGAAATGATCCTTAAGGCCAAGGATCGGGACACCGTGGTGACGGGACGCTCCACAGGCCATCCTGTCCGCTGCCTGGGCAATAAACTGACCAGGGAGTTCGAGCAGCTGGAGAAAGAGGGAACCGATCCGGAAGTCCTGGAAAAAATGGGCGCAGGCAAGCTGCGTCTGGCCATGGTGGAGGGGGATACTCAGAATGGCTCCGTGATGTCCGGGCAAATCGCCGGAGCGGTCCAGAAGATCGAACCGGCGGCAAGCATCATTCAGGATGTAATGCTGGGAGCTGAGCAGGAGCTGGCACGGCTCAGCCAGCGCTTTGGCAGATAG
- the smc gene encoding chromosome segregation protein SMC codes for MAKADTLPVFLKSITIQGFKSFADKVKLELGQGLSVVVGPNGSGKSNVADAIRWVLGEQSAKNLRGSKMEDVIFSGSSVRRPVGMAEVSLFFDNSTGIFPLEYQEVIITRRVYRDGEGQYFINRSSCRLKDIHELFMDTGAGKEGFSIIGQGRVEEILNLRSEERRTLIEEASGITKYRMRKREALKRLDETEHNLERIRDILAEIEGQLGPLEEQATIAREAVELTTEQKALEIEIVAFDLKEVRHKLTTSVQETEELQSAIAAAVAALSQKESEILGNKVKLNLLDEQIQQQQETTYQLDQRVNQIVQELRLRQEREGYLGEQINRVTTELSSHEEKVRQSTEQLRALEDRKALLHKTLDQANQALAADEQRLAEAKARNGLGEIEILRGSLSHLQSKLAESTAELNRLSHQLATLNSTHEQLIKEKKDKEAALFSHEQQEAQVQEQLKAQEGLQTDIRLQTERAHQEIAQLREQSKAGQQELRELNRDLEKKSARYHALKNLEDSLEGYQRGVRELMLAKKKNQPSCGDLCGTLADLLQVEERYEVAIEVALGAGIQNIVTETERGAKEAVHYLKSHNLGRATFLPLDVIQGGKATVAKEAAQDPGFIGVAVDLITFAEKYRKAFESQLGRTLIVTDMEAATRVARASGYRARIVTLEGDQVHPGGSLTGGSLQRKGSNILGRSREIQELRQECEERRTQQKELELKAGALMTQIQKSEENLKQLMGEEQELKSALAVLRTQELNLRAQTQRVREEIIAIITRVAGIEQERDKLQSHKALGAEEQSKLTDSIQEAQEALARQEEKNRQASREMEQLQERLTQTKVQAAKWEQELKQAVERLAQDQALLGENKHLLERKRKDLQDLEESKARLAFEQGDWESRRREAEEQQRQAQEVLIALRKEREVLSKELMAQESLAQKKRQEQQALEQKLHNLELKTARWDAEWETGSRRLLEEFDMTWDEAQAYQSERSRAELAARVQEIKLRMELLGPVNQAAIEEYPKLQERYDFLSVQKQDLEEANESLQQLIAELDKTMSERFEEGFIAVNEAFKVVFKELFNGGYAELRLVDPTNLLDTGVEIIAQPPGKKPQLLSLLSGGERALTAIGLLFALLKVKPSPFCVLDEIEASLDDANVSRFAQYIHRLSDSTQFLVISHRKGTMEAADVLYGITMEESGVSKLLSVQLESQDKDTRTA; via the coding sequence ATGGCTAAAGCCGATACTCTCCCTGTTTTCTTGAAATCCATTACAATCCAAGGGTTTAAGTCCTTTGCGGACAAAGTGAAGCTGGAATTAGGGCAGGGCTTGAGTGTGGTAGTGGGGCCCAACGGGAGCGGCAAAAGCAATGTGGCCGATGCCATCCGCTGGGTTCTGGGGGAACAGAGCGCCAAAAACCTCAGGGGCAGCAAGATGGAGGATGTCATTTTCTCCGGCAGCAGTGTGCGGCGCCCCGTGGGGATGGCCGAGGTCTCCTTGTTTTTTGATAACTCCACGGGGATTTTCCCCCTGGAGTATCAGGAAGTGATCATCACCCGCAGAGTCTATCGGGACGGAGAGGGACAATATTTTATCAACCGCTCCTCCTGCCGCCTTAAGGATATCCATGAACTTTTTATGGATACCGGTGCGGGCAAAGAAGGGTTTTCCATTATTGGTCAAGGCCGGGTCGAGGAGATTCTCAATCTGCGCTCCGAAGAACGGCGCACCTTGATCGAAGAAGCTTCAGGAATCACCAAATACCGCATGCGCAAACGGGAAGCACTTAAGCGTTTGGATGAAACGGAACATAATTTAGAGCGGATCAGGGATATCCTGGCCGAGATCGAAGGGCAATTAGGACCTTTGGAAGAGCAAGCCACCATAGCCAGGGAAGCGGTGGAGTTGACCACGGAACAAAAAGCCCTGGAAATTGAGATAGTGGCCTTTGATTTAAAAGAAGTTCGCCATAAGCTGACAACCTCCGTTCAGGAAACGGAAGAACTTCAGTCGGCCATCGCTGCGGCAGTAGCGGCTCTAAGCCAGAAGGAAAGCGAAATCCTCGGCAACAAAGTGAAGCTCAACCTTCTCGATGAGCAGATCCAGCAGCAACAGGAAACCACCTACCAATTGGATCAAAGAGTCAATCAAATCGTTCAGGAGTTGCGGCTCCGTCAGGAGAGGGAAGGTTATCTCGGCGAGCAAATTAACCGTGTCACCACGGAGCTCTCCAGCCATGAGGAGAAGGTTCGCCAGAGTACAGAACAGCTCAGAGCCTTAGAGGACAGAAAAGCCCTCTTACATAAGACTCTGGACCAGGCTAATCAGGCTTTGGCGGCGGATGAACAGCGCCTGGCTGAAGCCAAAGCCAGGAATGGCTTAGGGGAAATTGAAATTCTCAGGGGCAGCCTCTCCCATCTGCAGAGTAAGCTGGCCGAGTCTACCGCAGAATTAAATCGCCTTTCCCATCAGTTGGCTACCTTGAATTCAACCCATGAACAATTAATTAAAGAAAAAAAGGATAAAGAAGCAGCCCTGTTCTCTCATGAGCAGCAGGAGGCTCAGGTTCAGGAGCAGCTTAAAGCCCAGGAAGGGCTGCAGACGGATATCCGGCTACAGACAGAGAGGGCCCATCAGGAGATAGCCCAACTTCGTGAGCAGAGCAAGGCAGGGCAGCAGGAACTCCGGGAGCTGAACCGTGACCTGGAGAAAAAATCAGCCCGCTATCATGCCCTGAAGAACCTGGAAGACTCCCTGGAAGGCTATCAACGGGGTGTCCGGGAGCTGATGCTGGCCAAGAAAAAAAACCAGCCTTCCTGCGGGGATCTCTGCGGCACCCTGGCTGATCTCCTTCAGGTTGAAGAGCGTTATGAGGTTGCTATCGAGGTGGCCCTGGGGGCAGGTATTCAGAATATCGTTACTGAAACAGAACGAGGCGCCAAGGAAGCCGTTCATTATCTGAAAAGCCACAATCTGGGCCGGGCTACTTTTTTACCCCTGGATGTGATTCAAGGGGGCAAGGCCACTGTGGCCAAAGAGGCCGCCCAGGACCCCGGCTTTATCGGCGTGGCGGTGGATCTTATCACCTTCGCCGAAAAATACCGCAAGGCTTTTGAATCCCAATTGGGGAGAACCCTCATCGTCACGGATATGGAGGCGGCCACCCGGGTGGCCAGAGCCTCGGGATATCGCGCCCGCATCGTGACCCTGGAAGGGGATCAGGTTCACCCTGGCGGCTCCCTGACCGGGGGGAGCCTGCAAAGAAAAGGCTCCAACATCTTGGGACGTTCCCGGGAAATCCAGGAACTCCGGCAGGAGTGCGAAGAGAGACGTACCCAGCAAAAGGAACTGGAACTCAAAGCAGGGGCTCTCATGACTCAGATCCAAAAGAGTGAGGAAAACCTTAAGCAGCTGATGGGTGAAGAGCAGGAGCTTAAATCCGCTTTGGCTGTGTTAAGAACTCAAGAGCTTAATCTCCGGGCCCAGACCCAGAGGGTTCGTGAGGAAATAATCGCCATAATCACCCGTGTGGCCGGGATAGAGCAGGAACGGGATAAGCTGCAAAGCCATAAGGCCCTGGGGGCAGAAGAGCAAAGCAAGCTTACAGACAGCATCCAAGAGGCTCAGGAAGCCTTGGCCCGGCAGGAAGAAAAGAATCGCCAGGCAAGCCGGGAGATGGAACAGCTTCAGGAAAGATTGACCCAAACCAAGGTGCAGGCTGCCAAATGGGAACAGGAGCTCAAGCAGGCCGTGGAGCGCCTGGCCCAGGATCAGGCCCTGCTGGGGGAGAACAAGCATCTCCTGGAGCGCAAGCGCAAGGATTTGCAGGATTTAGAAGAGAGCAAAGCCCGTCTGGCCTTCGAGCAGGGAGACTGGGAGAGCCGGCGCAGGGAAGCAGAAGAGCAACAGCGGCAAGCCCAGGAGGTCCTCATCGCTTTGCGCAAGGAGCGGGAGGTCCTATCCAAAGAGCTGATGGCTCAGGAAAGCCTTGCCCAAAAGAAAAGGCAGGAGCAGCAAGCCCTGGAACAAAAGCTGCATAACCTGGAGCTTAAAACGGCCCGCTGGGATGCTGAATGGGAAACCGGCTCCAGGCGTTTGCTGGAAGAATTTGATATGACCTGGGATGAGGCCCAAGCCTACCAAAGTGAAAGAAGCCGTGCCGAGCTGGCGGCCAGAGTCCAGGAGATTAAACTGCGGATGGAGCTGCTGGGCCCTGTGAATCAGGCGGCCATTGAAGAATATCCGAAGCTCCAGGAGCGCTACGATTTTCTATCGGTGCAAAAGCAGGATCTGGAGGAAGCTAATGAATCCCTCCAGCAACTCATTGCCGAACTGGATAAGACCATGTCGGAACGTTTCGAAGAAGGGTTTATAGCGGTCAACGAAGCCTTTAAAGTGGTGTTCAAGGAGCTGTTCAACGGAGGCTATGCGGAACTCCGCTTGGTGGACCCAACCAATCTCCTGGACACAGGGGTGGAGATCATCGCCCAGCCCCCGGGGAAAAAGCCCCAGCTGCTGTCCCTCCTCTCCGGTGGAGAGCGGGCTCTGACCGCCATCGGTCTGCTCTTCGCCTTGCTGAAGGTGAAGCCCAGCCCCTTCTGTGTCCTCGATGAAATCGAGGCTTCTCTCGATGATGCCAATGTCAGCCGCTTTGCCCAATACATTCACCGCTTATCAGACTCCACCCAGTTCCTGGTCATCTCGCACCGCAAAGGAACCATGGAAGCAGCCGATGTCCTCTATGGCATCACCATGGAGGAGTCCGGTGTATCTAAGCTGCTCTCTGTTCAGTTGGAAAGCCAGGATAAGGATACCAGGACGGCTTGA
- the fabD gene encoding ACP S-malonyltransferase, translating into MAKIACIFPGQGSQYVGMGKELFATPGGQEVLATGQRVLGEEFIRILLEGPEEELKKTAHTQPAILLASMAAWQGLQEAGIRPDYLAGHSLGEYSAYTAAGSLSLEEALRVVRRRGELMQAAVPEGRGAMAAILGLENGKVEEACRKAREEGGWVVGTANYNSPGQVVISGETEGVQMACQYAKDLGAKRALPLAVSGPFHSPLMAEAGKELRQVLEGVDWQDPCVPVIANIDGEEVRERGMIVESLVRQVSGAVLWEQSIRYLGEQGVDTFIELGPGKVLTGLIKKILPGVTLINVEDSSSLGKATCIFKGE; encoded by the coding sequence TTGGCCAAAATAGCATGCATTTTCCCCGGTCAGGGCTCCCAATACGTAGGCATGGGCAAAGAACTTTTTGCCACCCCTGGGGGCCAGGAAGTGCTGGCGACTGGACAGCGTGTTCTTGGGGAAGAATTTATAAGGATCCTCCTGGAAGGACCGGAGGAGGAATTGAAAAAAACCGCCCATACTCAGCCTGCCATCCTGCTGGCCAGTATGGCGGCCTGGCAGGGGCTGCAGGAGGCCGGGATTCGCCCTGACTACTTGGCCGGCCATAGTCTGGGTGAGTATTCAGCCTATACAGCGGCAGGGAGTCTTTCCCTTGAAGAGGCCTTAAGGGTCGTGCGCCGCCGGGGAGAGCTGATGCAGGCAGCCGTTCCCGAGGGCCGGGGTGCCATGGCCGCCATTCTCGGCTTAGAGAATGGCAAGGTGGAGGAAGCCTGCCGCAAAGCACGGGAAGAAGGCGGTTGGGTTGTTGGCACGGCCAATTATAATTCTCCGGGGCAGGTCGTGATCTCCGGCGAGACCGAGGGAGTGCAGATGGCTTGTCAGTATGCTAAAGACCTGGGGGCCAAACGAGCCCTGCCCTTGGCGGTCAGCGGTCCCTTTCACTCTCCCTTGATGGCGGAAGCCGGCAAGGAGCTGCGTCAGGTGCTGGAAGGGGTAGATTGGCAAGACCCCTGTGTTCCTGTGATTGCCAACATTGATGGGGAAGAAGTCAGGGAGCGCGGCATGATTGTGGAGAGTCTGGTGCGGCAAGTCAGCGGGGCCGTGCTTTGGGAGCAATCCATCCGCTATCTGGGCGAGCAAGGGGTTGACACCTTTATCGAGCTGGGTCCGGGGAAGGTTTTAACGGGATTGATTAAGAAAATTCTCCCCGGTGTGACCCTGATTAATGTAGAAGATTCTTCTTCTTTAGGAAAAGCTACTTGCATATTTAAAGGAGAGTAG
- a CDS encoding beta-ketoacyl-ACP synthase III: MVSVGIVGTGSYVPDKVLTNFDLEQMVDTNDQWIVSRTGIKERHIAEPETPVSELCYQAAVRALEDAKLAPEELDLVIVATITPDFVFPATACLVAERLGAKKAAGFDLQAACTGFLYGVATAAQFIATGIYKNALVIGGETLSKILNWEDRGTCILFGDGAGAAVLQPVEEGYGFLGYDLGMDGAGGNLLTMPGGGSMHPASAETVAKKMHTIQMAGSEVFKFAVRIMGETALKALDKAGLGIGDVDCLIPHQANTRIVDAAVKRLGIDAGKVVVNLDRYGNMSAASIPVALDEAARSGRLNYGDIMVMVGFGGGLTWGAAVVKWSKRGV; this comes from the coding sequence ATGGTTAGTGTTGGAATCGTGGGCACAGGTTCCTATGTACCCGATAAGGTTTTGACGAATTTTGATCTGGAGCAGATGGTGGACACCAATGATCAATGGATAGTGAGCAGGACGGGGATTAAGGAACGGCACATTGCCGAGCCTGAGACTCCGGTATCCGAGCTTTGCTACCAGGCGGCGGTGCGGGCCTTAGAGGATGCCAAACTCGCTCCGGAAGAGCTGGATTTAGTGATCGTCGCTACTATAACCCCTGATTTTGTCTTCCCAGCCACAGCTTGCCTGGTGGCGGAACGCCTGGGAGCCAAAAAGGCGGCCGGTTTTGACCTGCAGGCCGCCTGCACGGGATTTTTGTACGGAGTAGCCACTGCCGCTCAATTCATCGCTACCGGTATCTATAAAAATGCCCTGGTGATTGGCGGGGAAACCTTAAGCAAGATCTTAAACTGGGAAGACCGGGGGACCTGCATCCTGTTTGGGGATGGGGCCGGTGCGGCAGTGCTGCAGCCGGTGGAAGAGGGCTATGGCTTCCTGGGTTATGACCTGGGTATGGATGGTGCGGGGGGCAATCTTTTGACCATGCCGGGAGGGGGCTCCATGCACCCTGCTTCCGCAGAAACCGTGGCCAAGAAAATGCACACCATCCAGATGGCCGGCAGTGAAGTATTCAAATTTGCCGTCCGCATCATGGGTGAAACTGCCTTAAAAGCTCTGGACAAGGCAGGTTTAGGGATCGGAGATGTGGATTGCCTGATTCCCCATCAGGCCAACACCCGCATTGTGGATGCGGCAGTCAAACGGCTGGGGATTGATGCCGGGAAAGTGGTGGTCAACCTGGACCGCTATGGGAATATGTCGGCGGCTTCCATCCCGGTGGCCTTGGATGAGGCAGCACGGAGCGGACGTTTAAACTATGGAGATATTATGGTCATGGTGGGCTTCGGCGGAGGATTAACCTGGGGAGCCGCTGTTGTGAAGTGGTCCAAGAGAGGGGTTTAG
- the acpP gene encoding acyl carrier protein — MSVFDKVKSIVVDQLGVEEDEITLETTFADLNADSLDIVELIMALEEEFDLDIPDEDAEKIRNVGDAVNYIKENQ, encoded by the coding sequence ATGAGCGTTTTTGACAAAGTGAAATCAATCGTAGTGGATCAACTTGGGGTAGAAGAAGATGAAATTACATTAGAAACCACCTTCGCAGATCTTAATGCGGATTCCCTGGATATCGTTGAACTTATTATGGCTCTTGAAGAAGAATTTGATCTCGATATTCCGGATGAGGATGCAGAGAAAATTCGTAATGTCGGTGATGCAGTAAATTACATCAAGGAAAACCAATAA
- a CDS encoding NAD(P)H-dependent flavin oxidoreductase, which yields MKIPELRIAHHIAKMPVIQGGMAVRISMAPLAAAVAEEGGIGLIAGSGLSVEELKQEIREARKRTKGIIGVNIMFAVREFAQLVKAAFDEKIDLLVSGAGFSRDMFTWGQEAGIPVVPIVSSAKLARLSEKLGAAAVIVEGHEAGGHLGTERPMREILPEVKEAVKIPVIGAGGVMDGQDVAEVLRLGADGVQMGTRFALSTESSAAPEWKQHLLNAQAEDMVIVHSPVGLPGRGIRNPFTEALAAGKNVRRIGCDQCLKHCERNFCIMERLIKAQQGDMKEGLVFSGAHYSRIKKVLSVHEIFEDIREQILRA from the coding sequence GTGAAAATTCCAGAACTCCGCATCGCCCATCATATAGCTAAGATGCCTGTAATTCAAGGAGGAATGGCGGTTAGAATATCCATGGCTCCTTTAGCAGCGGCTGTTGCTGAGGAAGGTGGAATCGGCTTGATTGCCGGAAGTGGTTTGAGCGTTGAAGAATTAAAGCAGGAAATCAGAGAAGCCAGGAAGCGCACCAAGGGGATTATTGGGGTTAACATCATGTTTGCGGTGCGTGAGTTCGCTCAGCTTGTCAAAGCGGCCTTTGATGAAAAAATTGACCTGCTGGTTTCCGGGGCAGGTTTTTCCAGAGATATGTTCACCTGGGGCCAGGAAGCGGGAATTCCTGTGGTGCCTATCGTGTCTTCCGCAAAGCTGGCCCGCTTATCCGAAAAGCTCGGTGCAGCGGCGGTGATTGTGGAAGGGCATGAAGCAGGGGGACATCTAGGTACCGAGCGCCCGATGCGGGAGATTCTGCCTGAGGTTAAGGAAGCTGTGAAGATCCCCGTCATTGGCGCGGGGGGAGTTATGGATGGCCAAGATGTGGCGGAGGTTCTGCGCTTAGGGGCTGACGGAGTACAAATGGGCACCCGTTTTGCCCTCAGTACCGAGAGCAGCGCCGCTCCGGAATGGAAGCAGCATCTTCTTAACGCCCAGGCAGAGGATATGGTCATTGTCCATAGCCCCGTGGGCCTGCCGGGGCGGGGCATCCGCAATCCCTTTACCGAGGCCCTGGCGGCAGGGAAGAATGTCCGTCGGATCGGCTGCGACCAATGCCTCAAGCATTGTGAGCGGAATTTTTGCATCATGGAGCGCCTGATCAAGGCTCAGCAAGGGGATATGAAAGAAGGCCTTGTCTTCTCAGGAGCTCATTATTCCCGCATCAAAAAGGTTTTATCGGTCCATGAGATCTTTGAAGATATTCGTGAACAAATACTCCGGGCCTAG
- the rnc gene encoding ribonuclease III, whose product MEKKHQGTAKTTKHNLQGNKRHKYHADTLQRIPTGIGLAKRLELDESPNRLFTTALTHPSYLFENPQSGLENNQRLEFLGDAILDFVVAEYLYLSYPERPEGELTKMRAAVVNESTLARTAKKIRLGEELLLGKGEQVSGGRERPSILADAWEAIVGAVYLQYGFQEARRVVLTLLKEEIAEVAQGNYGDYKTMLQEKAQREETEVTYRILAEEGPDHNKRFTAGVFLQGNLRGKGIGRTKKEAEQRAAQQVLDEFGGENNG is encoded by the coding sequence GTGGAAAAAAAACATCAGGGTACAGCAAAAACAACTAAGCATAATCTGCAGGGGAATAAACGTCATAAGTATCATGCCGATACTTTGCAGCGGATTCCTACAGGAATAGGTTTAGCGAAACGGTTGGAGTTGGATGAGTCCCCCAATCGCTTGTTCACGACTGCTTTAACCCACCCCTCGTATTTGTTTGAGAATCCACAATCCGGTCTGGAGAACAACCAAAGGCTGGAGTTTCTGGGTGATGCCATTCTGGATTTTGTGGTAGCGGAGTACCTTTACCTGAGTTATCCGGAGCGGCCGGAGGGAGAATTGACGAAGATGCGGGCGGCGGTGGTTAATGAGAGCACCCTGGCCCGCACCGCCAAGAAGATCCGGCTGGGGGAAGAATTGCTCCTGGGTAAAGGAGAACAGGTCTCAGGGGGCAGGGAAAGGCCTTCCATCTTAGCCGATGCCTGGGAGGCTATTGTAGGGGCTGTCTATTTGCAGTATGGCTTCCAAGAGGCGAGGAGAGTGGTTCTGACCTTGCTGAAGGAAGAGATTGCTGAAGTAGCCCAAGGCAACTATGGCGATTATAAGACCATGCTCCAGGAAAAAGCCCAGCGGGAAGAGACGGAAGTAACCTATCGCATCCTGGCCGAGGAAGGCCCCGATCATAATAAGCGCTTTACAGCCGGAGTGTTTCTCCAGGGAAACCTGCGGGGCAAGGGCATCGGACGGACCAAAAAGGAAGCCGAACAACGGGCAGCCCAACAAGTTTTAGATGAGTTTGGGGGGGAGAACAATGGCTAA
- the fabF gene encoding beta-ketoacyl-ACP synthase II, producing the protein MEKQRAVITGMGVVSPVGSNLETFWNSLITGQSGIDFVTRFDVGDMPTKVAGEIKDFEPTDWLDRKESRHMDRFTQLAMAAAKMAVQDSGLNLDQVNKERASCIVGTGVGGVTTLEQQKEVLMNKGPGRISPFFIPMLISNMAAGHISLEFGLQGSSLSVATACASATNAIGEAMRLIEHGYADVVLCGGTEAPIVPLAFAGFCAMKAMSTEKENPREACRPFDARRSGFVMGEGAGILVLESLEHAQKRQARIYAELSGYGSTCDAYHITSPAPGGAGAIQSMQMALAGAEVRPEEVDYINAHGTGTNANDSAETAAIKALFGEAAQSVAISSTKSMTGHLLGAAGAIEAIACALTIKNSMIPPTINYGEPDPECDLDYVPNAARPKEVQVALSNTFGFGGHNATIVLKRY; encoded by the coding sequence ATGGAAAAGCAACGAGCGGTTATTACAGGAATGGGTGTGGTATCCCCGGTTGGGAGTAACTTGGAAACATTCTGGAACAGCTTAATTACCGGACAATCAGGGATAGATTTTGTCACTCGTTTTGATGTGGGGGATATGCCCACAAAAGTAGCGGGGGAGATTAAGGATTTTGAGCCTACGGATTGGCTGGATCGTAAAGAAAGCCGCCATATGGATCGCTTTACCCAATTGGCTATGGCTGCGGCTAAAATGGCCGTCCAGGATTCCGGGTTAAATCTCGACCAGGTCAATAAGGAAAGGGCCAGCTGTATTGTGGGAACCGGAGTGGGCGGGGTCACCACCCTGGAACAGCAGAAAGAAGTCCTCATGAATAAAGGGCCGGGAAGAATCAGCCCCTTCTTTATTCCTATGCTGATCTCCAATATGGCTGCCGGTCATATTTCTCTTGAATTCGGACTTCAGGGCTCCAGCTTAAGTGTGGCCACCGCCTGCGCCTCGGCTACTAATGCCATCGGGGAGGCCATGCGTCTTATTGAGCATGGCTATGCTGATGTAGTGCTTTGCGGCGGCACGGAAGCACCCATTGTACCTTTGGCCTTTGCGGGCTTTTGTGCCATGAAAGCCATGTCCACGGAGAAGGAAAATCCCCGGGAAGCCTGCCGTCCTTTCGACGCCAGAAGGTCTGGGTTTGTCATGGGTGAAGGAGCGGGGATCCTCGTTCTGGAATCCCTGGAGCATGCCCAAAAGCGGCAGGCCAGGATTTACGCTGAGCTTTCCGGATATGGCAGCACCTGTGACGCCTATCATATCACCTCTCCGGCGCCGGGAGGAGCAGGAGCCATCCAATCCATGCAAATGGCCTTGGCAGGGGCTGAGGTGCGGCCGGAAGAAGTGGATTATATCAACGCCCATGGCACAGGAACCAATGCCAACGATTCGGCAGAGACGGCGGCGATTAAAGCCCTCTTTGGCGAAGCGGCGCAAAGCGTCGCCATCAGCTCCACCAAGTCCATGACCGGGCATCTCTTAGGAGCGGCAGGAGCTATCGAAGCCATCGCCTGTGCTTTAACCATTAAGAATAGCATGATTCCACCCACCATAAACTATGGAGAGCCTGACCCGGAATGCGATTTAGATTATGTTCCCAATGCCGCCCGGCCAAAAGAAGTTCAGGTTGCTTTATCAAATACCTTTGGTTTTGGAGGACATAATGCTACAATTGTATTAAAACGTTATTAG